The Nostoc sp. KVJ3 genomic interval ACACCAACACTACACCGTCAATCTGGTTTTGTGTAGTGCGATAAGGACGGATGCGGAGGTTGTACCAATACCCTTCCAGAGTTTGGACTTCTAATTCTTTGATGCTGAGTGTGTCAAGTACCTCCAAAATTAGAGTTTCTAAGTCAGGAACATTGAGATTCGCTCTGAAATCGCTCAAAGGTCGTCCAGCATCGGCGGGAATTAAATTGAAAAGTCGCTGCGCCATTGGCGTAAAACGTCGAACGCGTAAGTCCAAAGTCAATATCAAAATAGGAATATTGATACTGGCAAGCAAATTCGTGAGATCGTTATTAACTTGGTGTAATTCCTGATTTCGAGAGCGAAGTTCATCATTAGTTGTGTTGAGTTCTTCGTTGGTTGCCTGAATCTCTTCTTTGGCAGTTTCTAACTCCTCATTGGTGCTTTGCAACTCTTCATTGCTGGAGAGGATTTCTTCATTGGCAACTTTCAGGTCTTGATTGATGTCTTCTTGCTCTTGGATCACCGCTTGTAGATATTCTTGAGTTGCAGCCCGCTCTTGGATGGCGGTTGCAAGTTCAAGCTTTAGCCGAACAATCTCTCGCTCTAAGTCTGGCTGCTCTAAACTTTCAGGATTTACCGTGTTGACGTTGTTAACCGTGGGTGGCGCTTGTTCAAATAAAACCAGAAAGTAGAGTTCTCCGTCAGTCGCAGGCTTGAATGGAATCACCTCAAGATTGATGATTTTTGCAAGATCGCCGGATTCAATTCGTAACCCTTCTCTTCTAACTAGAATTTTTTGCCGTTGTGCCTGATAAATTGTCGCCCGTAGCTCGATGAGCAAGCCTTGGCGCACCATTTTGAATAAGTTAAGACTCGGTTTCCCAGGTGTAAGTTTGAGGTAGAGATCGATTTCTCCCCGAAATTGCAGCACGTCCATCTTGTCGTTGATCACCACACCCACTGGGGCATAGCGATTCAAGATTAGTTGGTCAGTTTTTTTCTCTAAGTCCAACTCATTCAATGGATTCTCATTGGTCGGCTTCGGTTCGTCCACTTTTACTATCGGATAATTGCTGGTAATGAACGAAATAGTTGGACGAATTCCAGTTAGCTTTTTGCTATAGATTTTATACTTTTTGTCAATTAGAGTAAACAAGTCAGAATATTTACCTGTGCTTTCTGAAGTCCCTAGCAGCAAGAAGCCAGTCGGATTAAGACTGTAATGAAAGATGGGCAATATCCGTTTTTGCAACGTTTCGTCCAAGTAAATCAGTACATTCCGACAGCTAACTAAATCTAAGTTAGGAAAAGGGGGATCGCTGCCCAAGTCTTGTCGGGCAAACACACATAGTTCGCGCACAGCTTTGCTAATTTGATATCCACCGCCGTCAAGGGCATTAAAAAATCGGCGGCGGCTCTCTGGTGAGACTTCCACCATTTGATTCTCTGCATAAATGCCTGATCTTGCTTTCTCAATCGCGATCTCGCTGATGTCTGTGGCAAAAATCTGGATCGGCGGCGAGGTTACTTTATTCGCCAAAAACTCCAGCAAGGAGATAGCGATGGAATACACTTCTTCGCCCGTCGAACATCCCGCTACCCAAATCCGAATCGGCAACTCTGCTGATTTATTTTGGATGATGATAGGAAAGACTCGCTCTTTCAAGAGTTGAAATGCTTCAGGATCGCGGAAAAAATGGGTGACGTGGATCAGAATTTCTTCATAGAGCGCCTTGACTTCACCCGGATTCTTTTGCAAATACTCGGCATAATCCTCCAAGCGTTCTAGTTTATACAACAGCATTCGGCGCTGGATTCGGCGATCGAGGGTGTTGGGCTTGTAGTGGCTGAAGTCAACGCCAGTTTGCGATCGCAATAATACAAATATAGTCGCCAGGGCATCTCCCTGTTCGGGCAACTTCTCAATTGCGATCGGTGGCAATGAGTCAGAAATAAAAGGATTGCGACTGAGGTTTACCAGTTCCTCGGCGATTTTTTCAGGCGGTAGCACAAAATCCACATTCCCGGTGGCAACAGCAGTATTAGGCATACTATCGAATTTTGCGGTGTCTTCACACTGAGCAAAAGTCACGCCTCCCTCTGCCTTGATTGCCTTCAGCCCCAGTGAACCGTCTCCATCTGCCCCAGATAAAACCACTGCGATCGCTTTGTGCCCTCGATCTGCTGCCAATGAAGTAAAGAACGCATCAGCAGGCATATATTTCCCCTGAACTTTCTCTCGCGGCGTGAGTTGCAACGCTCCAGCAGACAGCTTCATCTTAGTGTTAGGCGGAATAACGTAGACAGAGTTTGGTTCTACAGTCATGCCATCTTGCACTTCAATAACAGGCATCACCGTGCCAAAACGGGAAAATTGTACGCTAAGGCTAAAAGCGTTATCCAGCAAGCATCTTAGCCCCTCGCTTTTCTATAGCACCCGTGAGCGGCTGTTTATCCTCAATTGATTGGTGCAGAGTATTGCTAGTACTCTGCACCATCTGGAAAGACTAATTCGAGCCAAAAATGATAAATAGAGGTATGCCATTTGCTCAAAACAACTTATTTTCATAGCGTTGAGGTTAGCATCAGCTTCTTAGCGTACAATTTTCCCAATTTGGCACGGTGATGCCTAACAGGCATTTGAGTTGTTCTTGCCAGAATCTCACTCAACAGACTCTTGTGGTTAGGGGCTAAGTGTTGAATCAGCACAAATGCCATCCC includes:
- a CDS encoding CheR family methyltransferase, whose protein sequence is MLDNAFSLSVQFSRFGTVMPVIEVQDGMTVEPNSVYVIPPNTKMKLSAGALQLTPREKVQGKYMPADAFFTSLAADRGHKAIAVVLSGADGDGSLGLKAIKAEGGVTFAQCEDTAKFDSMPNTAVATGNVDFVLPPEKIAEELVNLSRNPFISDSLPPIAIEKLPEQGDALATIFVLLRSQTGVDFSHYKPNTLDRRIQRRMLLYKLERLEDYAEYLQKNPGEVKALYEEILIHVTHFFRDPEAFQLLKERVFPIIIQNKSAELPIRIWVAGCSTGEEVYSIAISLLEFLANKVTSPPIQIFATDISEIAIEKARSGIYAENQMVEVSPESRRRFFNALDGGGYQISKAVRELCVFARQDLGSDPPFPNLDLVSCRNVLIYLDETLQKRILPIFHYSLNPTGFLLLGTSESTGKYSDLFTLIDKKYKIYSKKLTGIRPTISFITSNYPIVKVDEPKPTNENPLNELDLEKKTDQLILNRYAPVGVVINDKMDVLQFRGEIDLYLKLTPGKPSLNLFKMVRQGLLIELRATIYQAQRQKILVRREGLRIESGDLAKIINLEVIPFKPATDGELYFLVLFEQAPPTVNNVNTVNPESLEQPDLEREIVRLKLELATAIQERAATQEYLQAVIQEQEDINQDLKVANEEILSSNEELQSTNEELETAKEEIQATNEELNTTNDELRSRNQELHQVNNDLTNLLASINIPILILTLDLRVRRFTPMAQRLFNLIPADAGRPLSDFRANLNVPDLETLILEVLDTLSIKELEVQTLEGYWYNLRIRPYRTTQNQIDGVVLVLIDIDVLKRSAATLEQARNYAEAIVETVQVPLIVLDADFRVNKANRSFYETFQVSASETAQSLIFELGNGQWNLPGLRSLLEDILANDTSIENWEVEHRFERIGKKTMLLNGWKIIQQGDAQRILLAIEDISDRKQFELERSKLLAQEQSARQQAEIANRAKDEFLSNLSHELRNPLNTILGWAQLVRTRNLDSEAVTRAWEVVERSAKVQAQLIDDMLDISRITSGKLHLNTRLIDLVSVVNAAIESIEFSAEAKSIEIVSDLNSATVVGDFDRLQQVMWNLLSNAIKFTPAGGRVGIMLEAIYTHAELRVSDTGIGIQADLLPYVFDRFRQGDSSSSKPTQGLGLGLSIVRHVVELHGGTVQAQSPGEGLGTTITVRLPLRLMPLEITPPTYLEPSLLSETLDTFGKDLPLTLEGLCILAVDDQADSRDLIKWMLEDFGAEVVVVTSAREAIAALTESPGKYDLLLADIGMPDEDGFSLIRQVRALEAEAGGQIPAAAITAYATEQERQRAIDAGFQMHLAKPIDLTQLVLMIANLSGRVTDNS